In the Malassezia vespertilionis chromosome 1, complete sequence genome, one interval contains:
- the DAM1 gene encoding DASH complex subunit dam1 (BUSCO:EOG09265J36; EggNog:ENOG503P44E; COG:S), whose translation MASTPRKTSTPIRRISSGSFLPLGSRSQHPHTPLSFLADEALPILAEEMSALQENLQQTLEIQHALSTFNEGFATFLYGIKMNAFCVEWPEAPSEEDILRVQARRGMLWSLLTLALSAAVPMPAQVEYDAEADQTYRTDTDAESGPIRQRKQSVRQSTVPRAQQTAKESRALLRSSKSVSKSTTSTAPRRRKAFADQVLDTMPLEYRNGEQQREVVQSVILALLSASGTGLRVADIAKQPVLPAGKVNKALIALLAANHVVRASNNVWRRLST comes from the exons ATGGCGTCCACACCGCGGAAAACCTCGACGCCGATCCGGCGTATTTCGAGCGGCTCTTTCTTGCCGCTCGGATCGCGGTCACAGCATCCGCATACCCCGCTGTCTTTTCTTGCGGACGAAGCGCTGCCTATCCTTGCCGAGGAGATgagtgcgctgcaagagaATTTGCAGCAGACGCTTGAGATCCAGCATGCGCTTTCGACGTTTAACGAGGGATTTGCGACGTTTTTGTATGGGATTAAAATGAACGCATTCTGTGTAGAGTGGCCGGAGGCACCATCCGAAGAGGATATTCTGCGTGTCCAGGCACGGCGTGGTATGTTGTGGAGTTTGCTCACGTTAGCACTTTCGGCCGCAGTACCGATGCCCGCACAAGTAGAATACGATGCAGAGGCGGACCAGACATACAGGACAGATACGGATGCGGAAAGCGGGCCAATTCGGCAACGCAAGCAATCGgtgcgccaaagcacgGTACCGCGTGCCCAACAAACAGCGAAAGAGTCGCGCGCGTTGTTGCGGTCTAGTAAGAGTGTTTCTAAAAGCACCACGTCGACCGCTCCT cggcggcgcaag GCATTTGCCGACCAAGTGTTGGATACAATGCCGCTCGAATACCGGAATGGAGAACAG CAACGCGAGGTAGTTCAGAGTGTgattcttgcgctgctttctgCAAGTGGCACAGGCTTGCGCG TTGCGGATATTGCAAAACAGCCCGTGCTGCCAGCAGGCAAAGTCAACAAAGCTTTGATTGCACTACTTGCCGCAAACCATGTGGTACGCGCCTCGAATAATGTAT GGCGTCGTCTATCGACTTAA
- a CDS encoding uncharacterized protein (EggNog:ENOG503PM0A) — protein MLGFFTSARNGNLLSTTDSGSILREASPAAMTKQPYTLVFVSAGPLGVKRSDWQSWIMYFREAGYDCIDLNVELPKNPQKDVSNEKMLADEVTEQVRLSSLQRQPVVFLRDQGNAVVPSYLGTGGLFFGKRGPMSGLVMLHPDKTELVDGADWPSNTPVLVIPQTTSQAPEWADAMRGAKKATMMPDEWNEKEGLIKEVERWMRDAGL, from the coding sequence ATGCTTGGTTTCTTTACGAGTGCGCGCAACGGCAATCTGCTTAGCACGACTGATTCTGGCTCCATTTTGCGCGAGGCTTCTCCTGCAGCAATGACGAAGCAGCCGTACACGCTCGTGTTTGTGAGCGCGGGCCCACTTGGCGtgaagcgcagcgactgGCAATCATGGATCATGTACTTCCGCGAGGCGGGCTACGATTGTATTGATCTGAATGTGGAGTTGCCCAAAAACCCGCAAAAAGATGTTTCGAACGAAAAGATGCTTGCCGACGAGGTCACGGAGCAGGTCCGCCTTAGCTCCCTCCAGCGTCAGCCGGTTGTCTTCTTGCGCGATCAGGGGAACGCGGTGGTGCCGTCCTATCTCGGCACGGGCGGTCTCTTTTTTGGAAAGCGTGGCCCCATGTCTGGCCTTGTTATGCTGCACCCTGACAAGACCGAACTGGTCGATGGCGCAGACTGGCCATCCAACACGCCCGTTTTAGTCATTCCGCAAACCACTTCTCAGGCGCCTGAGTGGGCCGatgccatgcgcggcgcaaagaaggCGACCATGATGCCAGACGAATGGAATGAAAAGGAAGGCTTAATTAAGGAAGTTGAGCGTTggatgcgcgacgcgggcCTTTAA
- a CDS encoding uncharacterized protein (EggNog:ENOG503NZ6I; COG:Q) translates to MAKKTVLISGGSRGLGFAMAKLLINGSEKIAPSNVVTLSRSFTDELRELAETPEGKSSLAVMQGDVTSLEDNKRAVQKAVSEFGQLNALILNAGILCADKLADLEHERFMHAINVNTASLIVTLQASLPELRKQHGNVVFVSSGSAVSGSSSWGAYSASKAAMNSIARTLATEETEVASFPVRPGVVDTNMQSEIRSAEHIAPEMRAKFVEMHKNGKLLPPEKPAHVLAALALGGTRNEPKNAQGVEIGATGTFCSWDDEALAQYQL, encoded by the exons ATGGCGAAGAAAACGGTCTTGATTTCGGGCGGCAGCCGCGGACTTGGATTTGCTATGGCTAAGCTTCTGATCAATGGTTCTGAAAAGATTGCGCCCAGCAACGTTGTTACGCTCTCGCGCTCGTTCACCGACGAACTTCGCGAGCTCGCTGAAACTCCAGAGGGTAAGTCCTCGCTCGCAGTGATGCAGGGCGATGTGACGAGCTTAGAGGACaacaagcgcgccgtccaaaAGGCAGTTTCCGAATTTGGACAGCTCAATGCGCTTATCTTAAACGCGGGAATCCTTTGTGCAGACAAATTGGCAGATCTG GAACACGAACGATTTATGCACGCCATCAATGTGAATACTGCGTCTTTGATTGTCACATTACAGGCATCTTTGCCGGAGCTGCGAAAGCAGCACGGAAACGTCGTGTTCGTAAGCAGTGGCTCAGCTGTCTCGGGGTCCAGTTCCTGGGGCGCGTACAG CGCATCAAAGGCTGCAATGAACTCGATTGCACGCACGTTGGCAACGGAGGAGACGGAGGTGGCGTCTTTCCCAGTTCGACCTGGTGTTGTCGATACCAATATGCAGAGCGAAATTCGCAGTGCGGAGCACATTGCGCCCGAAATGCGTGCCAAGTTTGTGGAAATGCACAAAAACGGTAAGCTTCTTCCTCCTGAAAAGCCTGCACATGTGCTGGCAGCGCTGGCACTTGGCGGCACCAGGAACGAGCCGAAGAATGCACAAGGTGTTGAGATCGGCGCGACCGGCACATTCTGTTCGTGGGACGATGAGGCGCTGGCACAATACCAGCTTTAA
- the COX10_1 gene encoding heme o synthase (TransMembrane:9 (i72-97o103-124i144-166o172-189i196-215o227-253i274-293o299-317i329-347o); EggNog:ENOG503NXTP; COG:H; COG:I): protein MRHPTAVRESVAKIVADKYKPATDDPMCVELLPSEPVKTIKDNIPPPGYVEQRRPTVLSTLRVYRQLSKLRLTFLVVLTGMMGYVLCPASCAAATTIPPVVRLLALASGIALCSTSANTLNQIFEAPYDAQMARTKARPLPRRAVSPGHAYGFALASGLSGVTILVTLINPLTAALGALNIVLYSFMYTPMKRLSIANTWVGALVGALPPLMGWASCTGTLSNPADASAWVLAGILFAWQFPHFNALSYVTGNEYARGGYRMMAVTNPALNRRVALRYAIALIPLCSVALPLTQTVQPMLYATLSLIPNLLFTYYTARFWRIPNEKTARACFWFSLVHLPAVMLLAMSCKYELWQDWFTERYIA from the exons ATGCGGC ATCCGACCGCGGTGCGCGAGTCGGTAGCAAAGATAGTTGCGGACAAATACAAGCCCGCGACCGATGACCCCATGTGTGTCGAGCTTCTCCCTTCGGAGCCGGTAAAAACAATCAAGGACAATATACCGCCGCCAGGCTACGTTGAGCAGCGAAGACCGACTGTGCTGAGCACGCTGCGAGTGTACCGCCAGCTATCCAAATTAAGACTGACATTTCTTGTTGTACTCACGGGTATGATGGGATACGTTCTTTGTCCTGCATCATGTGCGGCAGCAACGACGATCCCTCCCGTCGTACGGCTGCTGGCACTCGCCAGCGGGATTGCACTCTGTTCCACCTCGGCAAACACACTTAATCAAATTTTCGAGGCACCGTATGATGCACAGATGGCGCGAACCAAGGCGCGGCCATTGCCGCGGCGGGCCGTATCGCCGGGGCACGCTTACGGCTTTGCACTTGCCAGCGGTCTTAGCGGCGTCACAATCCTCGTAACGCTAATCAATCCACtcactgcggcgctgggtgcACTCAATATCGTGCTCTACTCTTTTATGTACACGCCTATGAAACGCCTCAGTATTGCGAATACGTgggtcggcgcgctggttGGTGCGTTGCCGCCCCTCATGGGCTGGGCTTCATGTACAGGGACGTTGAGCAATCCAGCCGATGCTTCAGCGTGGGTGCTTGCAGGGATCTTGTTTGCTTGGCAATTCCCGCATTTTAATGCACTCTCGTACGTGACTGGAAACGAGTATGCTCGCGGTGGGTACCGGATGATGGCCGTAACGAATCCGGCGCTGAACCGGCGCGTTGCACTACGCTACGCAATCGCGCTCATCCCACTTTGCTCTGTTGCTCTGCCTTTGACACAGACAGTACAGCCAATGTTGTACGCGACACTAAGCCTGATTCCCAACTTACTGTTCACCTACTACACGGCGCGATTTTGGCGCATCCCAAATGAAAAgacggcgcgtgcgtgcTTCTGGTTTAGTCTTGTGCATTTGCCTGCAGTAATGCTGCTTGCGATGTCTTGTAAATACGAGTTGTGGCAGGACTGGTTCACGGAACGGTATATAGCGTAG
- the TFB3 gene encoding TFIIH/NER complex subunit (COG:O; EggNog:ENOG503NYAM), producing MVSPCYHKMCESCIDRLFSLGPAACPECGQIVRKQQFSAQTFQDLRVEEEVDVRKRVSKLFNRKPNEFPSLKAYNDYLEEFEEITFNLVNKVDVEHTQARLAQYEALNKAQIAAHLQFREQESQRQHQADEAAKQERQMRTKRVMEEQEREQAARDADEKEMMAMLTNGTSIEEVVKERQRRIDKRAKEAALREEKEQTRMQQYEEALQKRVAPRTTYTPLETEYIRKVLASDFCGPFATLRDGSDLCTVRNTPAKLGGLGGDGYVDPWLRPELVDASAVSQYRAGGYEWDTQVWQRGLNTLCDSVVLRPAS from the coding sequence AGTGTGGCCAGattgtgcgcaagcagcaatTTAGTGCACAGACGTTCCAAGATTTGCGTGTGGAAGAGGAGGTCGATGTGCGGAAGCGTGTATCAAAGCTGTTCAATCGTAAACCAAACGAATTTCCTTCATTGAAAGCATACAATGACTACTTGGAAGAATTTGAGGAAATTACGTTTAACCTTGTCAATAAGGTTGATGTCGAGCATAcccaagcgcgccttgcgcagtaCGAGGCGCTGAATAAAGCACAGATTGCCGCCCATTTACAATTTCGAGAGCAAGAATCACAGCGTCAGCATCAAGCAGACGAGGCCGCGAAGCAGGAACGCCAGATGCGCACGAAACGTGTGATGGAAGagcaagagcgcgagcaagctgcgcgcgatgcagatgAAAAAGAAATGATGGCGATGCTTACGAACGGAACCAGCATTGAAGAAGTGGTGAAGGAGCGTCAACGACGTATAGACAAGCGAGCGAAAGAAGCCGCATTACGCGAAGAAAAGGAACAGACACGAATGCAGCAGTACGaagaggcgctgcaaaaacgGGTTGCGCCACGCACCACCTATACCCCCCTTGAAACAGAGTATATCCGCAAGGTATTGGCATCTGATTTTTGTGGCCCATTTGCAACGCTGCGTGACGGCAGCGATCTTTGCACAGTGCGCAATACCCCTGCCAAACTTGGCGGTCTTGGCGGCGATGGTTACGTCGATCCATGGCTGCGGCCCGAACTTGTCGACGCTAGTGCAGTGTCGCAATATCGCGCTGGTGGCTACGAATGGGATACACAAGTATGGCAGCGCGGCTTGAATACATTGTGTGATTCCGTAGTATTGCGTCCCGCGTCATGA